A genomic region of Marinobacter szutsaonensis contains the following coding sequences:
- a CDS encoding thymidylate synthase, translating to MKAYLDLMQDVVDNGFDKGDRTGVGTRSVFGRQLRFNLQEGFPLVTTKKVHLRSIIYELLWFLRGSTDNNWLKERKVSIWNEWALENGDLGPIYGKQWRSWQCPDGRVVDQISEVIDQIRNKPNSRRLIVSAWNPAELPDESISPQDNVREGRMALAPCHCLFQFYVADGKLSCQLYQRSADLFLGVPFNIASYALLTHMIAQQCDLDVGEFVHTFGDCHLYQNHLTDDIVFEQLKREPRSLPRLVIKRKPESIFEYELEDFEFEGYEPYPVIKAPIAI from the coding sequence ATGAAAGCCTACCTCGACCTGATGCAAGACGTCGTCGACAACGGATTCGACAAGGGTGACCGAACCGGCGTCGGCACCCGCTCGGTATTCGGACGCCAGCTGCGGTTCAACCTGCAGGAAGGCTTCCCGCTGGTGACTACCAAGAAAGTCCACCTGCGCAGCATCATCTACGAATTGCTCTGGTTCCTGCGCGGTTCCACTGACAACAACTGGCTGAAAGAACGCAAAGTCTCCATCTGGAACGAATGGGCCCTGGAAAACGGCGACCTCGGCCCTATCTACGGCAAACAGTGGCGCAGCTGGCAATGCCCGGATGGCCGGGTGGTGGACCAGATCAGCGAAGTCATCGACCAGATCCGCAACAAGCCCAACTCCCGACGCCTGATCGTCTCCGCCTGGAACCCGGCGGAGCTTCCGGACGAGTCCATCAGCCCCCAGGACAACGTCCGCGAGGGTCGCATGGCGCTGGCTCCGTGCCACTGCCTGTTCCAGTTCTACGTGGCCGACGGCAAGCTTTCCTGCCAGCTGTACCAGCGCAGCGCCGATCTGTTCCTGGGCGTGCCATTCAACATCGCCTCCTACGCCTTGTTGACTCACATGATCGCCCAGCAGTGCGACCTGGATGTGGGCGAGTTCGTGCATACGTTCGGCGACTGTCACCTGTATCAGAACCACCTGACCGACGACATCGTCTTCGAGCAGTTGAAGCGGGAGCCTCGTTCTTTGCCCAGGCTGGTGATCAAGCGCAAGCCTGAGAGTATCTTTGAGTACGAGCTTGAGGACTTCGAGTTTGAGGGGTATGAGCCTTATCCTGTGATCAAGGCGCCCATTGCTATTTGA